The genomic region TGCCGAAGGTGCAGCAGGTCGCCTACGAGCAGCTGGCCGCGAAGGGCTTCCGCGGCTCGGTCGTGGCGATCAAGCCGGAAACCGGCGAGATCCTCGCGATGGTCAGCACGCCGTCCTACGACCCGAACCTGCTGGCGAGCCACGACTCGGCCCAGCAGCAGTCGGCGTGGAAGCAGCTCATCGCGGAGGGCAACGGCAACCCGTTGATCAATCGCGCGACCGGTGGCCTCTACCCGCCCGGTTCGACGTACAAGGTCGTCGTCGCGGCGGCGGCGCTGGCCGACGGCAAGACCAAGGAGTCGCAGTACACCGCCGCGGGTTCGGCCACGCCGACCGGCACCACCGTGCCGCTGCCGAACTTCAACGGCCAGCCGTGTGGTGGCGGTCAGACGGCGTCGATGGAGCTGGCGCTCGCCAAGTCGTGCAACACGGCGTTCGGCGAGATGGCCGAGCAGATCGGCAAGGCCAAGCTCAAGACGCAGTCGGACAAGTTCGGCTTCAACGACGACAACCTCCAGATCCCGCTGAACGTCGAGACCTCGACCCTCGGCGAGATCCCGGACAACCCCGCGCTCTGGCAGACCGGCATCGGCCAGCGCGACGTGCGCGTGACGCCGCTGCAGAACGCGATGGTCGCGGCGACGATCGCCAACGGCGGCGAGCGGATGCAGCCGTACCTGGTGTCGAAGATCCTCGGTCCGGACCTGAAGGCGATCGACGAGACCGACCCCGACGAGATCAACACCGCGATGAGCTCGGCCAACGCGGCCGCGCTGCGCGACATGATGGTCCAGTCGGAGATCAACACCGGTGGCGAGGGCAGGCTGGCGAACGTCCAGGTGGCGTCGAAGACCGGTACCGCCGAGGTCGGCGGCAGCCGGCAGCAGACAGAGGCACCGCACGCCTGGTACATCGCGTTCGCGCCGGCGCAGAAGCCGGAGATCGCGATCGCGGTGATCGTCGAGAACGGTGGCGACCGCGGTCTCGGCGCCACCGGTGGCAAGGTGGCGGCGCCCATCGGCCGCGCGGTGATGAACACGTACCTGGCGGGTCGCTGATGCTGACCACGGGCCAGCTCCTCGCCAACCGCTACCGCCTCACCAGGCGGATCGCGGTCGGTGGCATGGGCGAGGTCTGGGAGGCGGCCGACGACCGGCTCGACCGGCGGGTCGCCGTCAAGGTGCTCAAGGCGGAGCTCTCGGGTGACGCCGAGTTCCTGCACCGCTTCCGGGTGGAGGCCCGGATGACCGCGTCGCTCAACCACCCCGGCATCGCGTCGGTCCACGACTACGGCGAGACGGCGTCCGTCACCGACGGGCCGGAGGACACCGCGTACCTGGTGATGGAGCTCGTCGA from Lentzea guizhouensis harbors:
- a CDS encoding peptidoglycan D,D-transpeptidase FtsI family protein; the encoded protein is MNTPLRRVGFAMMVMILLLLGNATWVQVINADEWRKNPNNRRVLLDEYGRKRGLIMAADGMVIADVKETTDRLRYLRTYAAPQAYAQVTGYLSVTYGTSGIERAENDLLNGSDDRLFTRRVSALITGRDPVGGNVQLTLVPKVQQVAYEQLAAKGFRGSVVAIKPETGEILAMVSTPSYDPNLLASHDSAQQQSAWKQLIAEGNGNPLINRATGGLYPPGSTYKVVVAAAALADGKTKESQYTAAGSATPTGTTVPLPNFNGQPCGGGQTASMELALAKSCNTAFGEMAEQIGKAKLKTQSDKFGFNDDNLQIPLNVETSTLGEIPDNPALWQTGIGQRDVRVTPLQNAMVAATIANGGERMQPYLVSKILGPDLKAIDETDPDEINTAMSSANAAALRDMMVQSEINTGGEGRLANVQVASKTGTAEVGGSRQQTEAPHAWYIAFAPAQKPEIAIAVIVENGGDRGLGATGGKVAAPIGRAVMNTYLAGR